Genomic DNA from Oncorhynchus mykiss isolate Arlee chromosome 2, USDA_OmykA_1.1, whole genome shotgun sequence:
AAATTTCACACAGGAGGAAATGTCAAATCAGGCTCCTGGTTATAATCCCTCTAAAATATTGAATAATTTATCAACAAGGAGGACTTGCATAATCACAGAAAATTAGTTCTCGAAAGGTGACATGAGGCAGAAGTTTTCAAACGGGGCCTCTGCGGTTTTAAGTAGCCGTTGAAGTGAGGGGTGATGGTAATGAACAAAAGATATCCGCTGTTTCCCTGAAGTGATCACATAAGACCTTGAGCTGAGGCACTGAAGCGTGTGTGATGGGGACAGTAGGGAGCACCCCGGGCCAATGCAAAATAGACACACATGAATGCAATACAGTTGatgagtatctgtgtgtgtgtgtgtctctgtctcaccaGGAAGGGCCACAGAGGAGAAGCTGCTGGTCAGGGCCTGGCGCAGGGTCTCCAGATGCTGCTGGAGCAGCCCGTTGCGTCCCCTCTCCTGCCTCACGTCGCCATCCAGGCGCTCCACGGCGCCGCGCATGCTCTCCACGTGCTTCTGCAGTGCCGCGTTGCGTTCCTCATACTCCATGTTGGTCTTGCGCAGCTGACGCATCTCCGCCTCCCGTGCTGTGGGCGAAGACAGACAAATGCCTCGGTCAGGAGGAAACGGGTGTTAAGGTATGTGATGTGAGGTAGCAGGGAGGGTAAATAGTATCAATAATTCAATTGAATCCTCTGTATTTTCAATTGCTATTGTGTTGTTACCTAAAGCGGGGCAGATATTTTGGGGATGAGTACGGGTGCTCTAGTCAACAGCAATTTAGTATTGCGAAAGAAGTtactggagtaaaacaaacattgcAAAGCAAAAATGCTGTGTACCTTTGCTGTGGTTGAGAAactcctctgtgaagatgggaatGTCGAACACAGACCTTTCCTTGCCTTCTGTGTCCTTCTGATGGGGTGGAGAAAAACAgtgagtgggtgagagagagatgcttgTAAAACTGAGTGAACACGTttgagagggggaggaaatagtTTGAAGCTCTGTTCAACCATATACATCGCACCAACATTTGGTGGCTGCAacgtaagttgctctggataagaagcctgctaaataaaataaaaagatgtAAAAATCTAACAGTTTAAACACTGTTGCCACCAATCATTTCCCTAAACTAATTTCCCTGAACCACAATCATTTCTCATTGGACTGAACTAATAGACTGTGTCTATTGCTAGACTGGCACAGTGGTCCCTTGTAGTAAAAGTGATCTTTGCTGTTGTGATGTGGACTAATGAGTGTTGGGCTGTGCTCATTCATCTTGTATGGGCAGCGGGATGGCAGCAGGTGGAGATTGGCCACTCACTGGATAGCGCATTGAAACTCTGGAAAAAGGGGACGCTTAGTtacaacattttagtcatttaattaCACTATGGAGTTAAACAACCACATACTACAATGCATTAGGAGTGGAATTTTCTTTTAAAAAGTGGGAATAAGATGTAGTGCTAAAATAAGAGCAATAAGTATGAATTGAAAACATTGTCTTGTGTTTGTACCCTACAGTCCTGGATGTTGCTTCACAATCCTTTACGCCCCACCTAAAGAGTATGCTAATCTGGAAGAAATGCTGGTGTCGTTTCAGAACGGCTAATTCCAGCTAAGAAGTTACCTTGGTGTTTGAAAAGGCCATACCCTTCAATTACAGTGCTTAACTCCATAAAAATGAATTACACACTCACCAGAAGCCATGTGCTTGCAGCCCTACATAACTGAGTGTCAAAGCGGGTTTAATCCAGCTTTAGTGCCGCTCCAGTAAGCGCTTAATGTGAAGCGAGAGGGGGCCAGACCCTTGAGAAGTTGGGGTACTTAGGTGAGGATATTGTGCCAAGGCCCTTATAAGAATGCCCAACATACAGCAAATCATCAAGTTGTTCATGTGTGATCAATTGTGACCGCAGCATTATGATTTATGCTAATAGGGCGATTACTACAGAACAGACCTTTTCAAGCTGCATTtccatgttagtcatttagcagacacccacaaccctggcgttgcaagctccacgttctaccaactgagccacacgggaccatttccatgttagtcatttagcagacacctacaaccctggcgttgcaagctaGCTCTTTGTTTGCTTTAGTGTATAGGAGGGATTGGGTGTGGTAGGGTCAACTCACCTCGTGAAGAGATTCGTTGGCTACCTGGTGCCCGCCATCTGTGAGAAAGgaaataaacatatattttttaaagggaCAGGAGATGATTCATACTTCCTCTGCGCAGCGTGCCTTTGCTACATCTTGAACTAATTGAGGATGAGTCAAAGAGCCGTGTTAAACTAGTAATGGGAGCCATCCCATCAAATAAATGTATCTGATAACGAGGTTGTATTGTACACCTCCAGTGTTTCCAATGGGATGCTTTTCCTCATCTGTCTTATTTGAAGGCATAACAAAAGAGCAGCTTGCCAATGTATCATATTGAACAGAAAGCACATGTATAAGGCTGAAAGGCTTGTCTGGGCTGTTGAACCTAACTATTTTCCTTCAACACAGCTGATCTGTAGGGAGAAATAGGTTTCAAACCCATCTGAGCCTGTGGGGGCAAGCATTGTCAAGTTTCAAAGGTGCACAGGCCTTTTTTCTGACCAGTGGTTATAAAGAAAAGGAAGACTGGGATGCAGCCCTTGAGAGGAGCGTTATAGGATCAACCgttgcatgccctaatgaacatgacgcAACTCTTTCGGTGGTGTTTTACCTCCCCGGTGCCTCTTGACCTTCTGTTTCTCCTGCACCTTCCGGGTGAAGTGCTTGTAGGCCTCCGTCTTCTGGTACTTCTCCAGGTCACGCATGTAGCGCTCCTTGTCCCTCTCCGCCTCGTCCAGGTAGCGCTGCacacagagaagagggagagagaaacaggatatCAATCATAGCCGCTTAAAACCTTTTTGATTGATTCAAAATTTGAATTAATATTGACAGCTGTAGCCGAATTGCTGTGCTGCAAATAAGCATATGGGGGGGGGGATGACAGAGGGTGGTAAAATGTTGGAGCGACTTGGACTCCATAGAGTGGGCACAATGAGAGGAATACCAGTTTCCTCCAGTTAAAGCGATTGTGACACTATCCATCAACTGTGTAACAATCGGCTTGGATCTAAAACCATTCTACATTATTAAAGTTCAAAGAAATAATGTGTTCATATGAGAGCAACCAAAGCAAGACAGACAAAATTATATCAAGTGAGCAAAATAAGCATATATTCTCATCAAGTGAGTTTCTATCCAAATAAACAATTAACTTTCTTACAAATAGGCACAAAATAAAGGTCCAAATCCCAAATAGAATCCCAACACAATTCTCAATGTCAATATGGAAGTCCAGAATCCAATCCCAAAATCAATCAAAAAACTAAAATGAGCAACCCCccttcaaaatacaaaaatatcggTCATCCAAAAAATACAATCAACAGGATATACCTGACCGGATTGTTGTAGTAGAGGAAAATCTGTCCTGGTGGACATTTTCTTACAATAGATCAATGTTCCTGGCATCCATCAAAACCAACAGAATGTATTTGGAGTAACAATCCACAATAATGAGCAAAAAGTATTCTCTTGAATGGTTCATTTAAGGCTGCTTAAGGTCATACAAGGATAATTTGGGTGATCACGTGGGTGATTTGAAAGACTAAATGTTTTGCCGGTCGtggtggtaatactatgaaagtgtagatgccgatcaccatataagttcaaagatgaaaaagcctggaaggaggagagatgactagaaatgattcggttggtcgttttatgtgtggattaattgtcggagtagaggacctagtgcatttcaggtaaaataacaactcaatgtttatatcccaggacaaattagccggcaacagcaagctagctaaataagacaaattagctagcaagtgcaagctaactagctaaattgccatacatgtttaatgcttttcgacctgtccccaaatgaatgtcattggttcagagtttgttttgatattttaacctgcgtgtcgtgatcgcgtttgttTAGGGGTACAAAAtaaatttatgcacgatggcgcacgcacacagccggtttgggttccgtgtaaggctggttcacgcagatgagcagggaccctgggcatctttcttttggtgttgttcagagtcagtagatgggcctctttagtgtcctaatttttcataactgtgaccttaattgcctaccgtctgtaagctgttactgtcttaatgaccgttgcacaggtgcatgttcattaattgtttatggttcattgaacaagcatgggaaacagtgtttaaaccctttacaatgaagatctgtgaagttatttggatttttacaaaatatctttgaaagacagggtccttaaAAAGGgacctttcttttttttgctgagtttatataaaaaatattttgataaaTGTGTATTTGGCCTTACtactattagcccatacaaactcattgaataacagattcactacatggaacaacagtttCACCACCCCCCTCcaaatgtatattttttcatacatgtatttaaccccttatttttggaactaaacagtctccatatatacttccattcattgTTTTGGTACCGGGAGACTttcagatgagtcttgtgaggcctgtgggggTCCGAGAGAAAAACAACATTTATGTGTTTGTGAGAGACTCACCTTTCCACAGATGGGTCATATTGTAGCCCAAACCGTTTGGACACTACTGACGATTTTGTGAGAATcccgattttcaggatgtctcatggtctgacaaacactgctctcgCTCAGTCACTTTGTGCGACAtaggcggatgtggtggattgagacgcatccagtGCAAATAAACTGAAACagtatctctagcttaaaccGACAGATTTTAATCGGGATTTTTTGATTATGCTAATTAGAATTCAGTGGGGGCACGGACATAGACCTTAGGGGTTTAACACTTTCAGGCCAGTGCCGCTGCATGGCTAACCTGCTTGTCTTCCGGCGGCAGCTTGCTCCACTCATTGCCCAGCATCCTGGTGATCTCTGGGAAGGGCACGTCAGGCCGCTCGGCCCTCAGCTGCTCACGCCGGTCGTTCATGAAGCGCACATAGCCCGTTAGCGGTGCCTTGGGGGCGTTGCTGTCCTTCACTGGCTTCTTCCTCTTACGGCCCTTGGTCCAGCTGCTGCGCCTGGGCTT
This window encodes:
- the hmg20a gene encoding high mobility group protein 20A isoform X1: MEEQTGSPGNTDNSSQRNEEEKPRRSSWTKGRKRKKPVKDSNAPKAPLTGYVRFMNDRREQLRAERPDVPFPEITRMLGNEWSKLPPEDKQRYLDEAERDKERYMRDLEKYQKTEAYKHFTRKVQEKQKVKRHRGDGGHQVANESLHEKDTEGKERSVFDIPIFTEEFLNHSKAREAEMRQLRKTNMEYEERNAALQKHVESMRGAVERLDGDVRQERGRNGLLQQHLETLRQALTSSFSSVALPVSGETPTLDTIDSYMKKLHGIILSNPQEHDNLIGTVREVVNRLDR
- the hmg20a gene encoding high mobility group protein 20A isoform X3 gives rise to the protein MEEQTGSPGNTDNSSQRNEEEKPRRSSWTKGRKRKKPVKDSNAPKAPLTGYVRFMNDRREQLRAERPDVPFPEITRMLGNEWSKLPPEDKQRYLDEAERDKERYMRDLEKYQKTEAYKHFTRKVQEKQKVKRHRGDGGHQVANESLHEDTEGKERSVFDIPIFTEEFLNHSKAREAEMRQLRKTNMEYEERNAALQKHVESMRGAVERLDGDVRQERGRNGLLQQHLETLRQALTSSFSSVALPVSGETPTLDTIDSYMKKLHGIILSNPQEHDNLIGTVREVVNRLDR